Proteins from a genomic interval of Nitrosomonas sp.:
- the thiS gene encoding sulfur carrier protein ThiS, translating to MQIVINGQSRCFDNVDNVQQLLESLSLQNKRIAVECNGEIIPRSTFSSRILTDGDQLEIIVAVGGG from the coding sequence ATGCAAATTGTCATTAATGGCCAGTCCCGGTGTTTTGACAATGTGGACAACGTTCAACAACTACTGGAGTCGCTATCGTTGCAGAACAAACGCATTGCTGTCGAATGCAATGGCGAGATTATTCCGCGAAGCACATTTTCCAGCCGAATACTCACTGACGGCGATCAGCTGGAAATTATTGTTGCGGTTGGTGGTGGCTGA
- a CDS encoding thiazole synthase — MIDTDNLLSIAGKSYHSRLLVGTGKYRDFTETLAAVEASGARIITVAIRRTNIGQHPNEPNLLDVLSPEKFTLLPNTAGCYTAMDAVRTLRLARELLDGHSLVKLEVLGDQQTLFPDVVATLEAAKLLVKEGFQVMVYTSDDPIVARQLEDIGCVAIMPLASLIGSGMGILNPWNLQIIIENARVPVLVDAGVGTASDAAIAMELGCDGVLMNTAIAGAHNPVLMAQAMRKAVEAGREAYLAGRMPRKIYQASPSSPVEGRIGHT; from the coding sequence ATGATCGATACAGACAACTTGTTGAGCATTGCCGGAAAAAGTTATCATTCCCGCCTGCTGGTGGGTACCGGAAAGTATCGGGATTTTACTGAAACGCTGGCGGCAGTGGAAGCTAGTGGTGCGCGAATTATTACGGTTGCTATCCGTCGCACCAATATTGGTCAACATCCCAATGAGCCTAATCTGCTGGACGTGCTTTCGCCGGAAAAATTCACCCTGCTTCCTAATACTGCAGGTTGCTACACCGCCATGGATGCAGTTCGCACATTACGTTTGGCGCGTGAGCTGCTTGATGGTCATTCGCTGGTAAAGCTTGAAGTACTCGGAGATCAGCAAACTCTGTTTCCAGACGTGGTGGCTACACTGGAAGCAGCAAAATTACTTGTCAAGGAAGGATTTCAGGTAATGGTTTATACCTCAGATGATCCGATTGTCGCCAGACAACTGGAAGATATCGGCTGTGTTGCCATTATGCCGCTCGCGTCATTGATTGGCTCGGGTATGGGGATTCTTAACCCCTGGAATTTACAGATTATTATCGAGAATGCACGCGTGCCGGTTTTGGTCGATGCAGGGGTTGGGACGGCATCAGATGCAGCGATTGCGATGGAACTTGGCTGCGATGGCGTTCTGATGAATACGGCAATTGCAGGCGCCCATAACCCAGTACTGATGGCGCAAGCCATGCGTAAGGCGGTAGAAGCCGGACGTGAAGCGTATCTGGCCGGGCGTATGCCCAGAAAAATTTACCAGGCAAGTCCAAGCTCTCCCGTGGAAGGCAGGATTGGGCATACCTGA
- the argF gene encoding ornithine carbamoyltransferase — MRIKHFLQFNDLTRAEFEYIFERTRWIKNEFKQYRRYWPLADRTLAMIFDKQSTRTRLSFEAGMHQLGGSAIYLSTRDTQLGRGESVEDAARVVSRMVDIITIRTYEHSIIERFAQHSRVPVINGLTDEYHPCQILADIFTFMEHRGDISGKTVAWIGDSNNVCNTWLQAAEVFDFNVHVATPPGYEVEPERAGLYGTDHYEQFSSPLEAARDVDMVTTDVWTSMGFEDETDLRKTDFADFRVDAEMMAVAKQDALFMHCLPAHRGEEVDSDVIDGPQSVVWDEAENRLHTQKALMEYLLLGNLND, encoded by the coding sequence ATGCGGATCAAACATTTCCTGCAATTCAATGATTTAACCCGAGCTGAATTCGAATATATTTTCGAGCGCACTCGCTGGATCAAAAACGAATTCAAACAGTATCGCCGCTATTGGCCGCTTGCAGATCGTACGCTCGCTATGATTTTCGACAAACAGTCGACCCGGACTCGGCTGTCATTCGAGGCAGGTATGCATCAGCTCGGTGGCAGCGCTATTTATCTCTCTACTCGCGATACCCAACTTGGTCGCGGTGAATCGGTGGAAGATGCCGCGCGAGTAGTGTCACGAATGGTGGATATTATTACCATCCGTACCTATGAACATTCCATTATCGAACGTTTTGCGCAGCATTCGCGTGTGCCCGTTATCAATGGCCTGACCGACGAATACCACCCTTGCCAGATTTTGGCTGATATTTTTACCTTTATGGAGCATCGTGGCGATATCTCCGGTAAAACAGTAGCGTGGATCGGAGATTCCAACAATGTGTGCAATACGTGGCTACAGGCGGCAGAAGTCTTTGATTTCAACGTACATGTAGCTACGCCACCTGGCTATGAAGTCGAGCCTGAGCGTGCGGGACTTTATGGAACTGATCACTATGAACAGTTTTCCTCTCCATTGGAGGCAGCCCGGGATGTGGATATGGTGACTACCGATGTTTGGACCAGTATGGGATTTGAAGATGAGACCGATCTGCGCAAAACCGACTTTGCTGATTTTCGTGTGGATGCCGAGATGATGGCTGTAGCAAAGCAAGATGCGCTCTTTATGCATTGTCTGCCCGCGCACCGAGGTGAGGAAGTCGATTCTGATGTGATTGATGGTCCGCAATCTGTAGTGTGGGACGAGGCGGAGAACCGTTTGCATACGCAGAAGGCGCTAATGGAGTACTTGTTGCTGGGTAATTTGAACGATTAG
- a CDS encoding argininosuccinate synthase — translation MNKIKKVVLAFSGGLDTSVILKWLQDTYQCEVVTFTADIGQGEEIEPAREKARKFGVKEIFIEDLRETFVKDYVFPMFRANAIYEGEYLLGTSIARPLIAKRQVEIARQTGADAVSHGATGKGNDQVRFELGYYALQPDMHVIAPWREWDLTSREKLLTYAEKQGIPIEMKHHTGSPYSMDANLLHISYEGRALEDPAVAPEESMWRWTKSIETAADSPENIELEYERGDIVALNGERLSPSEILTRLNQMGSRHGIGRLDLVENRYVGMKSRGCYETPGGTIMLRAHRAIESITLDREVAHIKDDLMPRYAALIYNGYWWSPECKLLQTLIDESQADVNGWVRLKLFKGNVIVLGRDSKTDSLFDPDIATFEEDEGAYNQADAAGFIKLNALRLRISRKRLDKKN, via the coding sequence TTGAATAAGATTAAAAAAGTTGTACTGGCATTTTCTGGCGGACTGGATACTTCTGTCATTCTTAAATGGTTGCAGGATACCTATCAATGCGAGGTTGTTACCTTCACGGCGGATATCGGCCAGGGCGAGGAAATCGAACCGGCACGCGAGAAAGCTCGTAAGTTCGGGGTAAAAGAAATCTTTATCGAGGATCTGCGAGAAACCTTCGTTAAGGATTATGTGTTTCCCATGTTTCGTGCCAATGCGATCTATGAGGGGGAATACCTGCTGGGCACCAGTATCGCAAGGCCGTTGATTGCCAAACGGCAGGTCGAGATCGCGCGGCAGACTGGTGCGGATGCGGTATCTCACGGAGCAACGGGCAAGGGAAACGATCAGGTGCGCTTCGAGCTTGGTTATTATGCGTTGCAGCCGGATATGCATGTCATCGCGCCATGGCGCGAATGGGATTTGACCTCTCGGGAAAAACTGCTCACCTATGCGGAGAAACAGGGTATTCCAATTGAAATGAAACACCATACTGGTTCGCCGTACAGCATGGATGCGAATCTGTTGCATATTTCCTACGAAGGTCGCGCGCTGGAAGATCCGGCAGTAGCTCCGGAAGAGAGCATGTGGCGTTGGACGAAATCTATCGAAACAGCTGCTGATAGTCCAGAAAATATTGAACTTGAATATGAGCGTGGCGATATCGTTGCGTTGAATGGCGAGCGTTTATCACCGTCAGAGATACTGACCCGGTTAAACCAGATGGGTAGTAGACATGGAATTGGCAGGCTGGATCTGGTTGAAAATCGTTATGTTGGCATGAAATCACGGGGCTGCTATGAAACTCCCGGAGGCACGATCATGCTGCGCGCGCATCGCGCAATCGAATCCATTACATTGGATCGTGAAGTGGCGCATATCAAAGATGATTTGATGCCCCGTTACGCTGCCCTAATCTATAACGGTTACTGGTGGAGCCCAGAGTGTAAGCTTTTACAAACATTAATCGATGAGTCTCAGGCGGATGTCAATGGCTGGGTGCGACTTAAACTTTTCAAAGGCAATGTCATCGTGCTCGGACGCGATTCAAAAACAGATTCCCTGTTTGACCCGGATATCGCAACATTTGAGGAAGATGAAGGGGCCTACAATCAGGCGGATGCTGCTGGATTTATCAAACTGAACGCGCTCAGATTACGTATTTCCAGAAAACGGCTGGATAAGAAAAACTGA
- a CDS encoding YajQ family cyclic di-GMP-binding protein has protein sequence MPSFDIVSEVDKQEIRNAVDQINKEVSTRFDFKGSDARVEQTDYELFIYADDEFKLSQVMDILIAKFTKREIDVRSIEHGDIEKISGNKVRRKTTIKTGVASDLAKKIIKLIKDSKLKTQASIQGEVVRVTGAKRDVLQEVIQLVKSSITEQPLQFRNFRD, from the coding sequence ATGCCTTCATTTGATATTGTTTCAGAAGTCGATAAACAGGAAATACGTAACGCTGTCGACCAGATCAACAAGGAAGTTAGCACCCGTTTTGACTTCAAGGGATCGGATGCGCGAGTCGAGCAGACTGATTATGAGTTATTCATCTATGCAGATGACGAGTTTAAGCTTTCCCAGGTCATGGACATATTGATTGCCAAATTTACCAAACGTGAGATCGATGTGCGCAGTATTGAGCATGGAGATATCGAGAAAATTAGCGGCAATAAGGTGCGGCGTAAAACTACGATAAAAACGGGAGTAGCCAGTGATCTTGCAAAAAAAATCATCAAGCTCATCAAGGATAGCAAACTCAAAACTCAGGCAAGTATTCAGGGGGAAGTGGTACGTGTAACGGGTGCCAAGCGTGATGTGTTGCAGGAAGTTATTCAACTGGTGAAAAGCAGCATCACTGAACAGCCATTACAATTTCGCAATTTTCGTGACTGA
- a CDS encoding 2-hydroxyacid dehydrogenase yields the protein MHAVFLDFDSVTRGDIDRSALEKVTSPWIFYGDTDSNQLAKRIQEAEVVVTNKTALDQDAIFSANKLKLVCISATGYNNIDLVAAAERNVAVCNVRSYATQSVTQHVFMLMLALTRHFIDYQHLINSGGWQASRFFCRLDHPIEELTGKTLGIIGYGELGRSVARVAEAFGMQVLIAEHKGVATPSIRTGKMAFDEVLALADFISLHCPLFPETHHLISEREFALMRPSAYLINTARGGLIDETALLRSLQTGQIAGAAIDVLQKEPPTANHSLLTYPHSNLIITPHIAWASRSARQRLLELVAENIDNFQQGRNFNQITDALKDRAGQN from the coding sequence ATGCACGCAGTTTTTCTCGATTTTGATTCGGTCACAAGGGGAGATATCGATCGTTCCGCACTCGAAAAAGTAACGTCTCCATGGATTTTTTATGGTGATACCGATTCCAACCAGCTGGCCAAGCGAATACAGGAAGCGGAAGTTGTTGTGACCAACAAAACCGCGCTTGACCAGGATGCCATTTTTTCAGCGAACAAACTCAAGCTGGTCTGCATATCGGCAACGGGTTACAACAACATCGATCTGGTTGCGGCTGCCGAAAGAAATGTCGCGGTATGTAACGTGCGTAGTTATGCGACACAATCAGTCACACAGCATGTTTTTATGCTGATGCTGGCGTTGACCCGACATTTCATTGATTATCAACATCTGATCAACAGTGGTGGCTGGCAGGCGAGCCGTTTTTTCTGTCGTCTCGACCATCCGATCGAAGAGCTGACCGGTAAAACCCTGGGCATCATCGGTTATGGCGAACTTGGGCGCTCAGTTGCACGTGTAGCGGAAGCATTTGGCATGCAGGTGTTGATTGCGGAGCACAAGGGCGTGGCAACCCCATCCATTCGCACAGGTAAAATGGCATTTGATGAAGTGCTGGCCCTCGCGGATTTCATCAGCCTGCATTGCCCGTTATTCCCCGAAACACATCACCTGATCAGTGAACGGGAATTTGCATTGATGCGACCTTCCGCCTATTTGATCAATACTGCGCGCGGGGGTCTCATCGATGAAACCGCACTATTGCGGAGTTTGCAGACCGGACAGATTGCCGGTGCAGCAATCGATGTGCTACAGAAGGAACCACCCACAGCGAATCACTCCCTTCTAACTTATCCTCATTCAAACCTGATCATCACGCCCCATATTGCGTGGGCAAGCCGGTCAGCCAGGCAACGTCTGCTTGAGCTCGTCGCAGAAAATATTGATAATTTCCAACAGGGGCGCAATTTTAACCAGATTACCGATGCGCTGAAGGATCGGGCAGGTCAAAATTAA
- a CDS encoding YggU family protein, whose amino-acid sequence MALTHWYHFDPVGDLVLQLHVQPGARKTEIVGLHGDALKIKLAILPVEGKANGLLTKFLAERFTVPLKHVSLVSGTHSRHKLVRIRQTSCNPESLLET is encoded by the coding sequence ATGGCTTTGACCCACTGGTACCACTTTGACCCTGTCGGCGATCTGGTTTTGCAACTGCATGTACAACCTGGCGCCAGAAAAACTGAAATTGTTGGACTGCACGGTGACGCGCTTAAAATTAAATTGGCTATACTTCCCGTTGAGGGTAAGGCAAATGGGCTGCTAACAAAATTTCTGGCCGAACGTTTCACCGTACCGCTTAAACACGTCTCATTGGTGAGTGGTACGCACTCACGCCACAAATTGGTTCGCATCAGGCAAACCAGTTGCAACCCTGAAAGCCTGCTTGAGACGTGA
- a CDS encoding YggT family protein, with translation MPNQILMFLLDNLLGLFSLALLLRFYMQWLRIPHYHPVSRFIVTVTDFIVRPARRWIPGWRGMDLSTLVLAWLTQFILLLGLSFLHGQSEDSLLGLGLLALVAIARLTLMILLVSIIMQAVLSWVNPQNPLMPLLESVTQPLLGIFRRVIPPIANVDLSPLFALLLLQVLLMFIGNLQYQIASWL, from the coding sequence ATGCCCAATCAAATCTTAATGTTTTTACTTGATAATCTACTAGGCTTATTTTCACTGGCCTTGCTGCTGAGATTTTACATGCAATGGCTGCGCATACCACATTATCACCCTGTCTCCCGATTTATCGTCACCGTTACCGATTTCATCGTCCGCCCTGCGCGCCGTTGGATTCCGGGCTGGCGCGGTATGGATCTTTCGACCCTCGTCCTGGCCTGGCTTACCCAGTTCATTCTTCTCCTCGGACTGAGTTTTTTACATGGACAGAGTGAGGATAGCTTGCTCGGATTAGGTTTATTGGCACTTGTAGCCATCGCCAGATTGACGCTGATGATCCTGCTGGTCTCTATCATCATGCAAGCGGTTTTGTCATGGGTCAATCCACAAAACCCATTGATGCCGCTACTGGAAAGTGTCACCCAACCCTTGCTCGGCATATTCAGACGGGTCATCCCACCGATTGCCAATGTTGATTTATCACCTTTATTTGCACTTCTGCTGTTACAGGTGCTGCTGATGTTTATCGGTAACCTGCAATACCAGATTGCATCATGGCTTTGA
- a CDS encoding pyrroline-5-carboxylate reductase, protein MNITFIGGGNMAAAMIGGLLQRGSSPEMVTVAEVNADRRAQLQHQFGIHASPTVIEAGINSEICVLAVKPQQLRTVATENATLLHDKLVISIAAGIRAADLSVWMGNHPRIIRAMPNTPCLIGKGMTGLYALPGVGVTQKLQAADVLGAVGSVIWFDDEAQLDAVTAISGSGPAYVFYLLEAMQQAGTELGLSPETARQLSLETFVGASLLAAESHESFSTLRARVTSPGGTTEQAILSLEKANVKSALTTAIEAAYKRSQEIGHILGQS, encoded by the coding sequence ATGAACATCACCTTTATCGGCGGCGGTAACATGGCAGCCGCGATGATTGGCGGCTTGCTGCAACGGGGATCTTCCCCTGAAATGGTGACCGTTGCCGAAGTTAATGCGGACAGGCGCGCACAACTTCAGCACCAGTTTGGCATCCACGCCAGTCCTACTGTAATTGAGGCAGGCATAAATTCTGAAATCTGTGTATTGGCAGTTAAACCGCAGCAACTGCGGACCGTGGCAACTGAAAATGCCACACTATTGCACGATAAACTGGTCATTTCAATCGCGGCCGGTATTCGCGCAGCGGATTTAAGTGTCTGGATGGGTAACCACCCGCGTATCATACGCGCTATGCCCAATACTCCCTGCCTGATCGGAAAAGGTATGACCGGCTTGTATGCGCTACCAGGTGTGGGTGTTACACAAAAATTGCAGGCAGCTGATGTTCTTGGTGCGGTTGGCTCCGTGATCTGGTTTGACGATGAAGCTCAGCTGGATGCCGTTACGGCCATATCAGGCAGTGGTCCCGCCTATGTGTTTTATCTGCTGGAGGCCATGCAGCAAGCGGGAACAGAACTGGGGTTGTCTCCCGAAACCGCACGACAGCTTTCGCTGGAAACCTTTGTTGGTGCATCCCTGTTGGCTGCGGAGAGCCATGAATCCTTCAGTACATTGCGTGCTCGCGTTACCTCACCCGGAGGCACTACCGAACAGGCAATTCTCTCTTTGGAAAAGGCTAATGTTAAATCCGCACTGACAACTGCAATTGAAGCCGCATACAAACGCTCACAGGAAATTGGCCATATCCTGGGTCAATCTTGA
- a CDS encoding DUF2905 domain-containing protein, translating into MEQPGRWLMFAGAAILALGFVLHFAPWLLSWFGKLPGDIRIETGRGRIFIPITSMILISIVLSIAVNLFRK; encoded by the coding sequence ATGGAGCAACCAGGGCGATGGCTGATGTTCGCTGGCGCGGCAATATTGGCGTTAGGGTTCGTACTGCATTTTGCTCCCTGGCTGCTGAGCTGGTTTGGTAAATTACCGGGCGATATTCGAATTGAAACCGGGCGCGGCAGGATTTTTATCCCAATTACCTCAATGATTCTGATTAGTATTGTGCTGAGTATCGCTGTCAATCTGTTCAGAAAATAA
- a CDS encoding SEL1-like repeat protein: MKSKQLLTKLLPVFLTLLLLSACAHEKPRPETITICDDQGCNERPKNYTSFKPEDMNSPEEIKIQALEKIAATDSRAAYDLALRFFRGDGVRQDSYKSIKWMREAAERGDFEAQKALGRVYLTGLGEMGADYGEAQKWLNMTAGQGDKEALELLKIANEARKSELDDFQWRKHWQQMFYNNWYSGYSYRWHWRNSGWHYNY, from the coding sequence GTGAAGTCTAAACAGCTACTAACAAAATTGTTGCCAGTGTTTCTGACGTTATTACTGCTGTCCGCCTGTGCTCATGAAAAGCCCAGGCCGGAAACCATCACTATTTGTGACGATCAGGGTTGTAATGAACGACCGAAAAATTATACCTCATTCAAACCTGAAGACATGAATTCACCCGAAGAAATTAAGATCCAAGCCTTGGAAAAAATAGCCGCAACCGATTCGCGTGCTGCTTATGATCTTGCGCTGCGTTTTTTTAGAGGTGATGGCGTGCGTCAAGATAGTTACAAATCGATTAAATGGATGCGAGAAGCTGCTGAGAGAGGTGATTTTGAGGCTCAAAAAGCATTAGGGCGAGTCTATCTGACCGGACTAGGTGAAATGGGTGCCGATTACGGAGAAGCGCAAAAGTGGCTCAATATGACTGCCGGTCAGGGGGATAAAGAAGCCCTGGAATTGTTGAAAATAGCAAATGAGGCGCGAAAATCAGAACTGGATGATTTTCAATGGCGTAAACACTGGCAGCAAATGTTTTATAACAATTGGTATTCAGGTTATTCATATCGTTGGCATTGGCGAAATAGCGGCTGGCATTACAATTATTAA
- the argA gene encoding amino-acid N-acetyltransferase encodes MQIDTNFITWFRAVTPYIQLFRNKIFVIAFGGEVVVDEKFVALVHDFNLLASLGIRLVLVHGARTQIESRLQTDAHEIAYVQGMRVTDANTLQYVKEAVGRVRSEIEARLSMGLPNSPMAHAAIKVVSGNFVTARPVGVVDGIDLQYTGEVRRIDAGAIHEQLAQGNVVLLSSLGYSPTGEIFNLTLENIAAEVAIALQANKLIFLMNKPGVCQLLEPEEFLLHELTVKQGKVWLKQAIESGYPDEDTLLYLPWALQACERGVARAHLISHHVDGALLLELFSHEGVGSMIARDPLQVIRQAKIEDIGAILQLIEPLENSGILVRRSRELLEMEIDYFMVLEHDQMIIACAALYPFPDESACELACLAVHPDHRKTGIGRTLIDYLEQHARQKGFNRLFVLTTRTAHWFLERGFNPATLDQLPHPRQQLYNYQRRSKVFQKTLTENQPK; translated from the coding sequence ATGCAAATAGATACGAATTTCATCACCTGGTTTCGTGCGGTTACACCTTACATTCAACTTTTTCGCAACAAAATCTTTGTGATCGCCTTTGGTGGCGAAGTCGTCGTTGATGAAAAATTTGTGGCGCTGGTTCATGATTTCAACCTGCTCGCCAGCCTTGGCATTCGTCTGGTACTGGTTCATGGTGCACGCACTCAGATTGAATCCCGCCTGCAGACTGATGCGCATGAAATTGCTTATGTGCAGGGAATGCGCGTCACCGACGCAAATACACTGCAATACGTCAAGGAAGCCGTCGGTCGCGTTCGTAGCGAAATAGAAGCGCGGCTGTCCATGGGGTTGCCTAACTCCCCAATGGCCCATGCCGCCATCAAAGTAGTCAGCGGAAATTTTGTCACTGCTCGTCCTGTCGGAGTAGTTGACGGCATTGATCTGCAATATACCGGAGAGGTTCGTCGCATCGATGCCGGCGCGATTCATGAACAATTGGCACAAGGCAATGTGGTATTACTCTCGTCGCTTGGCTATTCACCGACTGGCGAGATTTTTAATCTGACCCTGGAAAATATCGCTGCAGAAGTGGCCATTGCCTTGCAGGCAAATAAGCTTATTTTTTTGATGAACAAACCGGGGGTCTGTCAGTTATTAGAACCGGAAGAATTCCTGTTACATGAACTAACCGTCAAGCAGGGAAAAGTCTGGCTAAAACAGGCGATAGAATCCGGGTATCCGGATGAAGATACCCTGCTCTATCTCCCCTGGGCGCTACAAGCTTGTGAACGCGGCGTGGCACGCGCACATCTCATTAGCCACCATGTCGATGGTGCCCTGCTGCTCGAACTTTTCAGCCACGAGGGAGTAGGCAGCATGATCGCGCGCGATCCGCTACAGGTTATCCGGCAGGCAAAAATTGAAGATATTGGTGCCATTTTGCAACTGATCGAGCCACTGGAGAACAGCGGCATTCTGGTACGGCGCAGTCGTGAATTGCTGGAAATGGAAATTGACTATTTCATGGTTCTGGAGCATGACCAGATGATTATTGCCTGCGCTGCACTTTACCCTTTTCCCGATGAATCCGCCTGTGAGCTCGCCTGCCTTGCGGTACACCCCGACCATCGCAAAACTGGCATCGGGCGCACGTTGATCGACTACCTTGAACAGCATGCCAGGCAAAAGGGATTCAACCGGCTATTCGTCCTGACAACCCGTACCGCCCACTGGTTTCTGGAACGCGGTTTTAATCCCGCCACACTCGATCAGCTTCCACATCCCAGGCAACAACTTTATAACTATCAGCGACGTTCCAAAGTATTTCAGAAAACGCTGACTGAAAATCAACCAAAATAA
- a CDS encoding 16S rRNA (uracil(1498)-N(3))-methyltransferase: MLARFYHHESISAGTTVVLDHDNSHHAAQVLRLKIGDQVTLFNGAGGEFSGELSQIKKLQCQVQISCFHDIERESSLSIQLAQAVCANEKMDWVIQKAVELGVTHIQPLQTQRSVIRLSGERAEKRQNHWKRVIISACEQCGRNTIPQLLPLLMLTEWLEQKLKQPKSSGSHSLILSPTANLRLAQLTAPGDGECTTILVGPEGGFTVEESKAANLAEFSAIQLGKRILRTETAALAAIAAMQSHWGDY, encoded by the coding sequence TTGCTAGCACGCTTCTATCATCACGAATCCATATCGGCTGGCACAACCGTTGTTCTTGATCATGACAACAGCCATCATGCTGCCCAGGTATTACGCCTGAAAATCGGGGATCAGGTTACGTTGTTCAATGGCGCGGGTGGCGAGTTTTCGGGAGAGCTGTCACAAATCAAGAAATTGCAGTGCCAGGTGCAGATCAGCTGTTTTCACGATATTGAGCGAGAATCATCCTTGTCGATTCAATTGGCGCAGGCAGTTTGTGCCAATGAAAAGATGGATTGGGTTATCCAGAAAGCGGTTGAGCTGGGTGTGACGCATATTCAGCCGCTACAGACTCAACGTAGCGTCATACGATTGAGTGGTGAGCGGGCGGAGAAACGGCAGAATCACTGGAAACGCGTAATTATCTCGGCCTGCGAGCAATGCGGTCGCAACACCATTCCCCAGTTATTGCCCTTATTGATGCTGACCGAATGGCTGGAACAAAAACTCAAACAACCCAAGTCATCAGGCAGTCATAGCCTGATTCTATCTCCTACAGCCAACTTGCGCCTGGCACAGTTAACTGCACCCGGTGACGGTGAATGCACAACAATTTTAGTCGGCCCGGAAGGCGGATTTACCGTCGAAGAAAGTAAAGCGGCCAACCTGGCTGAATTTTCCGCCATTCAGCTGGGCAAAAGAATTTTGCGTACTGAAACCGCCGCTCTGGCTGCTATTGCCGCTATGCAATCCCACTGGGGCGACTATTGA
- a CDS encoding thioredoxin family protein has translation MASLETPVCDFDWKAVDFDLPGVDGKRYNLASAQGKNGLLVMFICNHCPYVKAIRDRIIRDVKELAEYGIGSIAVMSNDPADYPEDSFDNMTRIAREYAYPFPYVWDETQAIAKAYGAVCTPDFFGFNNQLALQYRGRLDASRKAAGPVDLRRDLFEAMVQVAQTGHGPQEQIPGMGCSIKWRVD, from the coding sequence ATGGCAAGTCTGGAAACCCCCGTTTGTGATTTTGACTGGAAGGCGGTGGATTTTGATCTTCCTGGTGTGGATGGCAAACGTTATAACCTGGCATCAGCACAAGGGAAGAATGGATTGCTGGTGATGTTCATCTGTAATCATTGCCCTTATGTAAAGGCGATCCGTGACCGGATTATTCGTGATGTCAAAGAATTGGCAGAATACGGGATCGGGAGTATTGCGGTCATGTCAAATGATCCTGCGGATTATCCGGAGGACTCATTCGATAATATGACCAGAATCGCGAGAGAATACGCCTATCCGTTTCCTTATGTCTGGGATGAAACACAAGCCATTGCCAAAGCATACGGTGCGGTGTGCACCCCTGATTTTTTTGGATTCAATAATCAGCTTGCGCTGCAATATCGTGGTCGCCTGGACGCTTCCCGCAAGGCCGCAGGTCCGGTTGACCTGCGGCGTGATTTGTTCGAGGCAATGGTGCAGGTTGCCCAAACAGGTCACGGACCACAAGAGCAAATACCCGGCATGGGTTGTTCTATCAAGTGGCGGGTTGATTGA